The following proteins are encoded in a genomic region of Thermaerobacter sp. FW80:
- a CDS encoding transposase encodes MIGPMQATFQTKIQDRSVYPALDALAALYGRLLRRLFVDLYVRKRPLVECKRESIARYGITARYFNALATELKAKVKAAEEAHRHHLAHLRGQIQSTERAIAKLHKQEKALASGKGRWATLSPEERAARRRRVRFRLHQKKRRLAMLRARLEAAEARTGSPPICFGSRRLFHRQFHLEANGFASHDAWRKAWRDARSQSFFCLGSKDERSGNQTCSLLGDRLRLRVPNALAGRFGRHVWLHGVRFPYGQDVILAALASGQAISYRFVRKNSAWYVFATTERPAAPITTSRRAGALGADLNPDRLAVAEVDRFGNPVAARDIRLPLQGKRREQVKAILGDAVADLVAWAKGAGKPIVVEHLDFRERRPVFEKTTSDTPASCPLLLTANFTPCSWPGPPGKAWRCSASTRPSPA; translated from the coding sequence ATGATCGGGCCGATGCAGGCGACCTTCCAGACGAAGATTCAAGACCGGTCGGTTTACCCGGCCCTGGACGCCCTCGCCGCCCTGTACGGTCGCCTGCTGCGCCGGTTGTTCGTCGATCTCTACGTGCGGAAGCGTCCCCTTGTCGAGTGCAAGCGGGAATCCATTGCTCGCTACGGCATCACAGCCCGCTACTTCAACGCGCTGGCCACCGAACTCAAGGCCAAGGTGAAGGCGGCGGAGGAAGCCCATCGGCACCATCTGGCGCACCTGCGCGGGCAGATCCAATCCACCGAACGAGCCATCGCCAAGCTCCACAAGCAGGAGAAAGCCTTGGCCTCGGGCAAGGGGCGCTGGGCGACCCTTTCGCCCGAAGAGCGGGCGGCGCGTCGGCGTCGGGTCCGGTTTCGGCTGCACCAGAAGAAGCGGCGGCTGGCGATGCTGCGCGCCCGCCTGGAAGCGGCGGAAGCGCGGACGGGATCGCCGCCGATTTGCTTTGGCTCGCGGCGCTTGTTCCATCGGCAGTTCCACCTGGAGGCGAATGGGTTCGCTTCCCACGACGCATGGCGCAAGGCATGGCGCGATGCCCGCAGCCAAAGCTTCTTCTGCCTCGGCTCCAAAGACGAGAGGAGCGGCAACCAGACGTGTTCGCTCTTGGGCGACCGCTTGCGCCTTCGGGTGCCCAACGCCCTGGCCGGCCGCTTTGGCCGGCATGTTTGGCTGCACGGCGTCCGTTTCCCCTATGGACAGGATGTCATCCTGGCGGCCCTCGCGTCCGGGCAAGCGATTTCCTACCGCTTTGTCCGGAAGAACAGCGCCTGGTATGTCTTCGCCACCACCGAACGGCCCGCGGCCCCGATCACGACATCGCGAAGGGCGGGCGCCCTTGGTGCCGATCTGAACCCCGACCGGCTGGCCGTGGCGGAGGTCGACCGCTTCGGCAACCCGGTGGCGGCGCGCGACATCCGACTTCCGCTCCAAGGCAAGCGCCGGGAGCAAGTGAAGGCCATCCTGGGCGATGCGGTGGCGGACCTGGTGGCATGGGCCAAGGGCGCCGGCAAGCCCATCGTGGTGGAGCACCTGGACTTCCGGGAGAGAAGACCCGTCTTCGAGAAGACGACAAGCGATACGCCCGCAAGTTGTCCGCTTTTGCTTACGGCAAATTTTACGCCCTGCTCATGGCCCGGGCCGCCCGGGAAGGCGTGGAGGTGCTCCGCGTCAACCCGGCCTTCACCAGCGTGA
- a CDS encoding UPF0236 family transposase-like protein — protein MRLSAMALWADVQAAGARADEAAKAQREAVFERGEIPPGSRPAAAVDLEFDELLVRGRRRGPDGQKERIALMHALAYEGKATDARGRTVLKNRRVHVAVGEGTASIEEALAAFAAEWDWARVEQCTVGGDGAPWIRKALEYLPQASYRLDPFHLKRPCGGDCSTTRKPTGSWRRPWPRGSRGARWRRSWMRLAGGRGVKRATASKN, from the coding sequence GTGCGGCTGAGCGCCATGGCCTTGTGGGCGGATGTGCAGGCGGCCGGGGCCCGAGCGGACGAAGCGGCGAAGGCGCAGCGGGAGGCGGTGTTTGAGCGGGGCGAGATCCCGCCCGGGAGCCGGCCGGCGGCCGCCGTCGACTTGGAGTTTGACGAGCTGTTGGTGCGGGGCCGGCGGCGCGGGCCGGATGGGCAGAAAGAGCGGATTGCGCTGATGCATGCGCTGGCGTATGAGGGCAAGGCGACGGACGCGCGGGGGCGGACGGTGCTGAAGAACCGGCGGGTGCACGTGGCCGTGGGCGAAGGGACGGCGTCCATCGAGGAGGCGCTGGCGGCCTTTGCGGCGGAGTGGGACTGGGCCCGGGTGGAACAGTGCACGGTGGGTGGGGACGGGGCGCCGTGGATCCGCAAGGCCCTTGAGTACCTCCCACAGGCTTCGTATCGCCTCGATCCGTTCCACCTGAAACGGCCATGCGGCGGGGACTGCAGCACGACGCGGAAGCCCACCGGCAGCTGGCGGCGGCCCTGGCCGAGGGGAAGCCGTGGCGCGAGGTGGAGACGATCCTGGATGCGGCTCGCCGGCGGGCGCGGGGTGAAGCGCGCGACCGCGTCCAAGAACTGA
- a CDS encoding UPF0236 family transposase-like protein: METILDAARRRARGEARDRVQELKQYLKNHWDGIVADANARRLGAIEAENYHVLARRMKRRGAAWSERGARHLARLLAARANGELDRYARPVWQRRQAPPVAPTPQGRLFGQRLSRSDVEDVAQWLRVRIPALYGPHADREWVKALRHLAGLSVA, from the coding sequence GTGGAGACGATCCTGGATGCGGCTCGCCGGCGGGCGCGGGGTGAAGCGCGCGACCGCGTCCAAGAACTGAAGCAGTACTTGAAGAACCACTGGGACGGCATCGTGGCCGACGCGAACGCGCGGCGGCTCGGTGCGATCGAGGCGGAGAACTACCACGTGCTGGCCCGGCGAATGAAGCGGCGCGGGGCCGCGTGGAGCGAGCGAGGGGCTCGGCACCTGGCCCGGCTGTTGGCGGCTCGAGCGAACGGGGAGCTCGATCGCTACGCGCGTCCGGTCTGGCAGCGCCGCCAGGCGCCACCGGTGGCCCCGACCCCGCAAGGCCGGCTGTTCGGGCAGCGCCTGAGCCGGAGCGACGTGGAGGATGTCGCCCAGTGGCTGCGGGTGCGGATCCCGGCGCTCTACGGACCCCATGCGGACCGCGAGTGGGTGAAGGCGCTGCGGCATCTGGCCGGCCTTTCTGTGGCGTGA
- a CDS encoding UPF0236 family transposase-like protein yields MKDVIRRIGEITLQLARVVEKALWEAPDFRALEVAVVRGAQEAARQLLVTALEALDRQLMEQRDRRQLKCVNQQPRSLITWVGEIQWERRYYQERPSGARRFLLDEVLGLAPRQRYSPLVQEFGIQLCTQVPFAAAADWLERVSCGPCG; encoded by the coding sequence ATGAAGGACGTGATTCGCCGCATCGGGGAGATCACCCTGCAGCTTGCTCGGGTTGTGGAAAAGGCCCTGTGGGAGGCTCCGGACTTTCGAGCGCTGGAGGTGGCCGTGGTCCGAGGGGCGCAGGAGGCCGCGCGGCAACTGTTGGTCACGGCTTTGGAGGCGCTGGACCGGCAGCTGATGGAGCAGCGGGACCGGCGGCAACTGAAGTGCGTCAATCAGCAACCGCGGAGCCTGATCACGTGGGTGGGTGAGATCCAGTGGGAACGACGGTATTACCAGGAGCGGCCGAGCGGCGCACGGCGGTTCTTGCTGGATGAAGTGCTCGGGCTGGCGCCGCGGCAGCGATACTCGCCGCTGGTGCAGGAGTTCGGGATTCAGCTGTGCACCCAAGTGCCGTTTGCGGCGGCAGCGGACTGGCTGGAGCGGGTGAGCTGCGGGCCGTGCGGCTGA